Below is a window of Ahaetulla prasina isolate Xishuangbanna chromosome 1, ASM2864084v1, whole genome shotgun sequence DNA.
TTGCTCTTTGCATGTGTTAATTTAAGGCCCTCTGACAAACATTGCtggattttaattaaaataccaGCAGAAGAGACAAATCCTACCTCTTCAGGAGGAGGCCATTGTTGCCATGTTAATATTTTCCTCTGTTTACTTTCCTTGACTTTAGCTCTTGGAACTTGTATAATTATCAGGCTGTTTGAGATCTCTCTTTTTCCAAGAAAAAAGTTGAGTTCAGATCTAACAATAAAAGCCAAGTTTTTCAAACAAAAATATTGTGTAAAGTGTTCCAAAATGGATCATAGGACAACGTTCATTGTATTGAACCAGGAAGTTGGGGAAGGAGTTATTTTTAGTGCAGATCATTGCAATAGAAGGCAATGTGAATATTTACCTAAAGCAGGCTTTTGCGTTATCAGCATCCTTTTTGGATGCTGTATTCTTTCCTTGGTGTGTCAAATTTGCCAGAAGTTAGTTTCAAATTTCCAGAAAGTTTGTCTTCAGTAGTAAAACCTTTCATGATTCAATAAGAGTGAATGAACAAATTTCCCCAAATCAGAGAAGTGAAAGTTATGTAAAGGTAGACTGGTAATAAGAGTGTTGTTCTTGGGAAGCAAAAGATGCTTCAAATTAACTTTGGGCATGCATGTTTTGTCTGTTGGTGCCTCTTTAAAGAACCAACGAGAGactcctggggtggggtgggggaacatTTGGTCTAAGGAGAAaatgatgaccagcagcaagataGACAAACCCAGTTACAGGCAATAAGTTCACCATTGTGACAGTAAAACTAAAGTCATCCAAGGTTTGGATCACTAATTTTAAGCCAAAACTTTACCAAAAGCAAAATTCATTTTGAATGAATTCAAATTCTGGATTCAAATTCTAAGTGAAACTGTAATTTTGTCAGAGTCTGGATAAGTCCCATGGTTTTAAACCACAGTTTTTGGCTTGGCATTACTGTATAAAAGAAGTAGTCCTTTATGGTTCGTGTCCacctcccccacccaaaaaaaaaagcattaatacAATGGCTCTGTGTGAAATGCAATCCTAGCAGTTGTATTTCAAGGAAGATGTTTTTAGAGTCAACTTAAATTCCAGAATTTTgatttattcaatattttatttgatttatatatgcAGGCATTTAGTTTGCTACCTCCAAAGCTCTAAAGGAAGGATGATGGAAAGGACACTACTGATTAAATCCCATGCCAATGGACCATAATAGCATGCTATTCTCTATAAATTAActaataaattaaaatctaattaATTTATAAATGTTATGATATAGTTTAAGGTAACAGATTTAAGCTGAAACAAAATTTGTCtggtgtttatgtatttattcattctcTGTCACCACGACCCCTTATCAAAGTGGTTCTGAAGTGGTGTAAACAGCTAAAATAGTCCATTAATAAGTAACTGCATCAAAGCAGCTATTAAAAGGACAGCAAACAGTAGCATAGACATGACCCATTCACAAAATCTGTGCTACAGTAttaaatgtatgtgtatgtgtacactAAATGTATTTGTCTGTgcagtttgtgtgtatgtataagtatacacacacatacacactctctAATTCTCTTTGCTAAAATGCTAGAATGCTAGTAGCTAGTATGTTAGATTTGATCTAGCCTTGAATTGAATTTCCTTATTTGCATAGGCAGTTTATTATGCATTTTATGATTGTGATCCCTGAGATATATTAGGCAAGCTTTATTCAATTGAAGATGACTGCATATAGCAGTGCTTCTTTCcaattgaaatatttttaatactttaataTTTTCTGAATAACTTCATGAAGGTCTCCAGTTCTTTCATTTTCTCTAATTCACATAGGTATTCAAGCCACGTTGTACACAGGTTACCCTTGCGGTCTGGGAGGGGAGTTCCGTACCCACCTCATGACCATGGATAACAAGACCTATAAATACTTTATGCAGGTGTCAaaacctgacacacacacacacccattttgCATGTGCACAAAGTAGCAAAAAACAAGGCAAAACGACAACTAGGCAAAATGTATACCTAACAACCGTAGATATGCAAATCATGGGTATatggcagaagtgggtttcagcaggttctgaccagttctggagaaccggtagcggaaattttgagaagttcggagaaccggtagtaaaaattctgactggccccgcccccatctattctctgcctcccaagtcccagctgatagggaggaaatggggattttgcaatatccttcccctggagtggggagggaatgaagattttacagtatccttcccctagagtggggtgggaatggagattttacagtatccttcccctgccacgctcaccaagccacacccacagaacctgtagtaaaaatttttgaaacccaccactggtatatggTCCAACATATAATGAGAAATACCTGTAATTTCTGTTCTTCCAACATCAACACTACTTCCTGCCTTCTGTTAAAGGCAGCATTTTTCACCAGAGATGCATCGCAGCAAAGCCAATCCCTTAAATCAATTCTGTTTTCCAAATATGGTTGCCAGCTAATGGTGATGCTGAATGCTGTACTTGGTTGGGCGCTCGCTTTTGTATTGTGGAACCAGTCGGGACAGCCTCTTTGAGGTTTTGCCAAGTATTGTGCCACAGTGCGCATCTAAATAATTTTccatataaaacaacaaaaataaaattgtgcCATGGAGTTCTAATTTCCTCTAGAGTTATTAGTTTTGTCTCTTCAAGGACCTTTGCTTTTCatgtcctctttccttctctctaagTAGCATTCAGACAACTGATTCTTTGCTACATGCCACCTTGGTATAATGGATGGGAATGAGTTCTCTTGCAAAACAATTATGGCTGTTATTTTTATAGAACATGTTTTGTGCTCATTTAGTAGCCGATAAGAATGATTTTTGCTATATATCAGTAAAGAAAACCACCACTTTATATCCTGCACATTGCTTTTAGGGAGCATTGTTACTCTAAAGTTACGTATTCAccttactttttatttttgcacAGGATGAATTTGACAAGCTCCGCCCACTGTGCTACACCAACACAGACATCTTTTTGCTCTGCTTCAGTGTAGTGAGCCCTTCATCTTTCCAGAATGTGACCGAGAAATGGGTCCCTGAAATCCGATGTCACTGCCCCAAGGCCCCTATTATTCTTGTCGGGACCCAATCGGACCTCCGAGAAGACGTCAAAGTACTCATTGAGCTTGACAAATGCAAAGAGAAGCCTGTGGCGGAGGAGGCCGCAAGGCTCTGTGCCGAGGAAATAAAAGCCGCCTCTTACATCGAATGCTCCGCTTTGACTCAGAAAAACCTCAAAGAAGTCTTTGATGCAGCCATTGTGGCTGGCATTCACTACTCGGATACTCAGCAACAGCCAAAGAAATCCAAAAACAGGACTCCAGACAAGATGAAAAACCTCTCCAAGTCCTGGTGGAAAAAATATTGTTGTTTTGTATaggatgtttttttccttttttacaaAGGCCTTGGAAATGGTGGTTTAATCACCGAGGTTGGTTTGAGGTGACTTTGGCTGAGAATCTCTTTCTATTCCAAAGTGCACAGTTAAGATCCACCCCTGAACATGCTGCTAAAATTATCTCTTTCCGACGGAGATGGGGAAGAGCGTGAGTTGAGAAGCTGAGGTTGACCAAACTGAGAGTTTTCCCACTAGCGGTAGTTTCTTTGATGGGGACTGCTGGCCTACACTTTGGTGGAACTGAAAGTTGAACCATGAATTCACTGTATGCAGGTGTAGGAAGGGCTAGAACCAAGGGTTCTCTTAAGAAGTCTACACAACGACTGTGAGGGCTACTACATAGTcaaattatttttccccccaagtggATATCTAAAACTGTGCCTCTTAGGACATTTGGTTCAAAACGGAGCATTTCCCTGCCTGTGTTTTTAGTCTTGTAGGCTTCAGGAATACTACAGTCCATTTCTGAAATGTACATTGTGTTGCTAAATTAGCAGAAACGGCACGTGaatctgatatatttttcttaaaatgaTATGCCTACTTCATGCACAGTGTAGGGACCTCATAACAAATAGAGCAGCTGTGCAAAATTGTATCTTCCTTGTATACCCTGATTGATGGATCCCTTTTACACCATGAAATGTGCATGCTTGTTGACttggaaaaaaggggaaatcaTATTTTGAATAGCAATGGGCTTCTTTTCTATTTATAGAGGATATATGACAGCTCAATCAAAAATGTATCAATATCTGCAGAAATATGGTGCAAATCAGCACTATCCTGATTTACCGTTGGTCAGTTGTAATCTATAACATGAAAGGTTCTAAGTTGGGGAAATCTTGTCTAAATTCACATGgaaacttttttccataaaataatctCAACTTTTTAGTCTTTTTTTGCTGAGTCTTGGGTATCGCAATACTGTGTCATTGAAACAATATTCGCTCATGTAAGATAAActggaatgaagaaaaaaaacttattatctGTTCAAAATTccagaaagtttattttttttaagtctggAAATTTACCCTGAGTAAATATGCATAGTTGTTGGGAAATGACTTTCATTCAAAAGATGCCAAATCTTTTACCGGCAATGTTCGTGTAGCAATAAATGATGGCAAATGCTGATTTACCAATGCTCATAACTATTTGGAGGACGTGCTTTTGTACAAGTTTTATTTGGTCTTCCATATTTGAATAAACCGAACATTGGCTAAATGCCACTTATTTTGGTGGCTTGAGTGAGTTTTTAGGACcatgcaaagaaaaacaaaagcaagaCAGCCTTTCTTTGCAATGAATTAAACTATGTCTGAACTGTTGTAGATTTATTATGTAATTGCACATCTGTTTTGGGGATTCCTGTTCTAATTAAGTAATGCAATACAGAGATTAATTTAACTATAATTGGGCTACTTTAGTAGCTTGTTTTTTCTGTCTAATTTTCCTCCCTTGCTTTCGATGTAGCCCTATGCATTTATAATATGATCAACCTATGTTTGAACTTAAGAAATAATTCTTTATCATTCCTGGATGAGCCTTGGTTTCAAGTGTTCTTTCTCCACACGGCTCTcttttttatatagatagatatattcatGTGCTAGGATAAAATAACCCAAGtattaacttctgtttttaaactgactacaTTTCACTATAAcatctaatttttaaaagcagattttttAAATGCCAGGAACAAAACATGTTGGAATAGATTTTTGTCTAAAAAAAATCACACTACAGGATCATTAGCACACCATGGCTGGTGCTAACCATAGCTTAGCATTGAATGAGTCATTGACTTCTCTCCCTTCTACAAACCACCAGCAATTCAATTTGCATCACCTGTATTGTGCAAAATTAATATGATGGCTACCTCATATCAGATGCCAGAGAGACAACCAAGACTAAACCAGGATCATAGATGCTGGATCATGTAACTGCACTCCAGCAAGAATTTCTGCATCACTGTGAACAACTGTTTTATGAATAGCAAGATAGCAATTTGTCATCCATTATCTTCCACACTTATTTTACCGCTATACAGATTCTTTTCTGCTGCGATTTAGCTTTGTTTATTTTGGACTTCTATATGATACATGACGAGTCATTTGGGTTGAGAGTTTTGTATGAATTAGGCCATTGGGACTTGTTCAACAGGCCATGTTAAAAGGTGTTTAACAAACCATATTTCGATTTAGCACGTTGCCTGAATTGCAGCTTTGCAATCAGAGGCCCATATCAAATGAATATtctatgcatctgatgaagtggaGGTAATTGAccaaataatcaaataattttttaatCCCTGAATATCTTTGTGATTGTGCTGCAGCAAACTCATATGGCTACCCTACATGTAGGAATGCTGGTTTCTTTCCACTAAGTGTACTTGCATTGGTATCAGAGGAACTGTAGATAACTGAAGATACAAAAGCTTTGATTTCCTCCTGATAGATAAATGTTGGTGTTGGTACTTCCACAATACTATTGTGTCTGAATTGATCTCACTGGAGTCCATAGTTACCACCTGGGAATGAATAAAACTGACATGAATGCCCTGTAGATGACTACCAAATTTGTCTTAAGTTTTGTATAGGATGCCAAGTTGGAAAATTCCCAGTtagcatatttttcggactataagatgcacctgattataagacacacctaaatttagaagaggaaaacaatgaCAAAAGTTTccggcctccacacaccccattttggggccTTTTGGGGGggcttttccagccttttttccagcccattttcgggggcttttttggcctgtttttgaggctttcccagcccattttcaaggctggaAAAAGCCCTGAAACTGGgccgaaaaaaggcctgaaaaagagccaaaaacagggtgtgtggaggccaaaaaacggctggcaggtgggcagagctttggcaatattcggtctataagacgcacagacatttcacccccttttgggagacaaaaaggcgttttatagtccaaaaaatacggtacctaaTGGCCGAGCTGCTGAAAGCTTTTGCTATCTAGGAATCCATTTTATCTCCAACTTTGGGATGAATGTTTTTCTGTCctttaagctgccttgagtcaccatgtgcgagtaggtggcaatataaattttctaaataaataaataaatacatgcgtAGTTGCCTAAGAAGTTGATTAAAGATCTTGAGGTTTAAAAAACAGATTGATCAGGATGTGACTCTTATTGTAAAGTCATGATCTCTTAACCTTTTTAACAGAGAAAATAATTTAAGATCATATAGAAATCGCATGTACAAATgtgtaaattagaaaaaaaaaagcagggcaAAGAATTCCTTTTGGGTGGTTCTTCACTGCTCATATCACTTAGACTTTGAATCTTTTCTCCTCCACCTGTGCTATGCAATAGCCTGTCCAACCTTTTACCTGCCAGCTGTCTTGGACTATAACCATCAATATCCACAGTGGCTGGGAAGGCTCTGAGTCATAGTCTAATGTAACTTGAAGGGCACAGACTGAGCAGACTGCTTCACGGTATCCTCTCTTCATCCATTCACATACATgcagtagaaataaaaatatatatgtgatCATCTTTATGGATAAATAAGTGAAAGAGTATGTGGATACCTAATGGTATGACCAAGTGTGGCTAAAGAGCAGTTCTCTGGACCCACCAGGTTCCCTGTCCTGTCTCACATCAattgtgcttttttcaagaggcacctgttATTAATAATAGCTGTTCTCCCTCCTCCGCAAAAACGATCCTAAATGAGCCTAGGTCCATGAAACAATTGAGATTGATGAAAGAAGCCAGGGTTTCTTGGATTGCCCGGATAAATTGTGTCATTTCAAAACTTTAAATGTCAATGTTACTTAGTACATTATAATGTCTTATTTCTTTGGGAAGTAAGAAATGGCCAGGTTTTTTTTAACCGTAGCAGCTTAAAGATACTGGAGCTTTTAAActgttaaggttgagaaatattatcCAGGAcagtatatagcagtgatggcgaaccttttagagacccgagtgcccaaactgcaacctaaaacccacttatttatcgcaaagtgccaagACAACAGCAatgtaacctgaataatgaggttatactacctaaaataatgataaacaacgcagagttcagctaattgttctaaggaaaatgtgataaatgcacttttatgccccttcattattttctgcttttgaaatattacgtttagcaacattaaaaaagaaaaacttttgtaatatcatttctctttccctccccctctctctttccctctctttcccccctctgtctttctctgtttctctttccttccccctctctctttccctctctttcccccctctgtctttctctgtttctctttccctccctctctttatctctctctgtgtctcacctctctctctctctatctctctatctatctatccgtgCTCTGCCCTCCAGCTTCACTGTTGTGTGAATCAAACCACTTGGGCTGTGGAGGCTGACAGACAAAGTCAAGCATTAGAGATCCACACAAAATAAGGCAACTCCAACCTGGATCCTGTCAAGGAGACacccccccttccctctccctttctcccccaaTGGCAGGGGTCCAGGCAGCTTGAGCACAGCTCCATCCTTGGAGGCAACCAGCAAGCAAACAAATGGTTGGGAGGCGGCGGTGTGGAGCCCCACCTCTGGCCAGCGGGAGCGGAGCAGGGAGGGCTCGCACCTTCCCCGCTGTGGCATTGGCACTGGCCAGAAGGGATGTGCGAGCTGAACATTTGGAGCCGTGCTGAATGGAGTTTTCAAGCGGGCTTGGCAGGGCCACTTAGTGGAGAAACCCTGGCCTGTTTGGTTCGCTTCAGCGCAGGGTGGGAACACAGAAGACAGAGGAAATCCATGCCACTTGGCATTCAGCCGTCACAGACTCCTTTGGGGCagctttttctgcttttgaaacattacgtttagcaacaataaaaaaggaaaacttttgtaatatttctctttccctccctccctccctctctttctttctctctctctgtctctctctgtctctccctccctctctctctgtttctctccccccacatgagggtggggggtggggaagaaacccctgaactggtgctgggtggtgggaatgatgtccAAAGGCTGATGAGGCCAGGAGCAGTGCACCCACGCTCAGCGGGCTGGcggggaggcagggcatcccaacccAGGCGgctctgcaggaaaagaaactgcttttCTTTGCCAAACCGAGCTGACACAGGGTCACATTGTGACTTTGCGTCttaatgggcttcaggaggaggatgggaccccgcctcccccattgtgaagcatgcgagtgaaaaagttcactcaatcaattccaacttcgcgAGATCTTTTTTTCCCTGTGAGAAGttagaattgattgagtgaagCGTGATGGAGAAACGtgattggagctgggctgggatgactctgtgggcacatgtgactctgtgggcacatgtgactctgcccacagcgaggtgtgccataggttcgccatcagggtaTATAGTAATGTAAATCAGTCTCTCTGCCCCAccatcttgcaagcctgaaagttGTGGCCCAGAATCATTCAGTGGACTTGATGGTTGACGGGAAACTTGAAACTGAATAAAGTTTCCCGGTCCAAGTCCTACTTCTTAACCTTTATACAGTATTACCCAATGGCCAATGATTTTCAGGGGATGTGGAGGCACAATGAGCACCTCTTGAGTGTGAGAAAGGATGGCTTCATTTATTTGTTGCCAAAGTCCAAGCTTTGGACAGGCCGCTCTGCTGGCATGGCTCACACTTCACCTACTTCATTGACATGTTTACTGAGCTTTTATAGATCTGTTTGTCCCGTCTCTAGGCATTAATGGTTAAGAACCAAATTACAAACTGCCTTCTGTGCTGCACCAATCGGATTCTTTTTTGTGGTAATTCTGACCAACCTTCTGCTTTTCATTCAGATACTACAATTCAGGCTTTCCTTTTCATCCATGTATGAaagaagatagaaaaaaaatatatacagaagGCAAAGAATCCGACCTACATGTGATAGAACTTCTTAAAGTACTTCTGTAGGTACTCTTCTAGCAGActgagttgttgtttttctctcctGTACTGTAACAGGGTAGTTTGGATTTGGGGAAGGTTCAAATTCTATGCTGTGACATGTTAGTACTGTATTAGTTTGCCAAGAGACTAGAAAGAGATAAAGGTACATGGCTACACAAAAAGCAATGTGTTTTTTAGGATGACACAATTGCCCATTTTACATAACTACTGAACTACTTTATTAAAAAGTTTCAactattcaaaacaaaaatgtctATAAAGGTTTCGGTTATTTTGATCTTGCACCAGGAAAAAAACCCTCTAGCAATATGCTATAGATTAGTTTTTCTTAATCAATATGCGCTTGGATTATCAGGCTAGTCAGGACGTTGTTATAGGTAAACAGATATTTGTCCCCAGATTTTGTTAAAGTACCAGAATTTTTGCAACACAGAGTCCAAGAGACATGTATGGGGTATATAAAAATTCAAGATTGTGACTATGGCTGCATAATAGTAATCCTACCCATTTGAGTTTTTATACAAACCAAAAAAAGGGGTGAGTTTTGATGTCTGTGCAATATCTGCTTTTATTTGCATTCTGGAGACTAAGGCAAAGAAGAGGCCCCTATAATTTCAAAACTACATTTtggtgtttaaaaataaaacg
It encodes the following:
- the RHOU gene encoding rho-related GTP-binding protein RhoU; this translates as MPPQQEGETGYISKPLPGGCEVPPVPPRRVRSSRAAALGAALGSRCRAGAGGGAGAIGAEPRRSIKCVLVGDGAVGKTSLVVSYTTNGYPTEYIPTAFDNFSAVVSVDGRPVRLQLCDTAGQDEFDKLRPLCYTNTDIFLLCFSVVSPSSFQNVTEKWVPEIRCHCPKAPIILVGTQSDLREDVKVLIELDKCKEKPVAEEAARLCAEEIKAASYIECSALTQKNLKEVFDAAIVAGIHYSDTQQQPKKSKNRTPDKMKNLSKSWWKKYCCFV